In one Amaranthus tricolor cultivar Red isolate AtriRed21 chromosome 8, ASM2621246v1, whole genome shotgun sequence genomic region, the following are encoded:
- the LOC130821410 gene encoding 14-3-3-like protein GF14 iota, protein MSTENERETQVYLAKLAEQAERYEEMVECMKTVAKLDVELTVEERNLLSVGYKNVIGARRASWRIMSSIEQKEESKGNENNVKLIKNYRQKVEDELTKICQDILAIIDAHLVPHSSSREATVFYYKMKGDYFRYLAEFKSDQERKEAAEQSLKGYEAASATANTDLPSTHPIRLGLALNFSVFYYEIMNSPERACHLAKQAFDEAIAELDTLSEESYKDSTLIMQLLRDNLTLWTSDLPEDGGEENSKTEELKPAEAEAQ, encoded by the exons ATGTCGACAGAAAACGAGAGAGAGACTCAGGTTTACTTGGCTAAACTAGCCGAACAAGCTGAACGTTATGAAG AAATGGTAGAATGCATGAAGACAGTAGCAAAATTAGATGTTGAGTTGACTGTGGAGGAAAGGAACCTCCTTTCTGTGGGTTACAAAAATGTCATTGGTGCTCGAAGAGCCTCTTGGCGTATTATGTCTTCAATTGAACAGAAAGAAGAGTCAaaaggaaatgaaaataatgtCAAGCTCATAAAGAATTACCGTCAAAAGGTAGAAGATGAGCTGACTAAGATCTGTCAGGACATTTTGGCTATCATAGATGCACATCTAGTTCCTCATTCTAGCAGCAGAGAAGCCACTGTTTTCTACTACAAGAT GAAAGGTGACTACTTCCGCTATCTTGCCGAGTTTAAGTCAGATCAAGAAAGGAAGGAAGCTGCTGAACAGTCACTCAAGGGCTACGAG GCGGCTTCTGCCACAGCAAATACGGATCTACCTTCAACCCATCCCATCCGTCTTGGTCTTGCTCTAAACTTCTCTGTCTTCTACTATGAGATTATGAACTCTCCAGAAAG GGCATGTCATCTGGCCAAGCAAGCATTTGATGAAGCCATTGCTGAATTGGACACTTTGAGTGAGGAATCATACAAAGACAGCACCTTAATTATGCAGCTATTGAGAGACAATCTCACTCTATGGACCTCTGACTTGCCCGAAGATGGAG GTGAGGAGAATTCCAAGACCGAGGAATTGAAACCTGCAGAGGCTGAA GCACAGTAG
- the LOC130821411 gene encoding probable methyltransferase PMT5 isoform X3: protein MRSGWYNNLSLIFGVKIRHNWFLLCFICILALVALLSSSSTSNREFDSLVPPRLPNVYTNYRKLKEQSVIDYFDLRFLTSVTNSRLKELPLCWKERENYVPCYNVSANLEIELKDGEEFDRHCELLRNEEKCLVRPPKEYKIPLRWPAGRDVIWSGNVKITKDQFLSSGSMTKRMMLLEENQIAFHNDDGLIFDGVKDYTRQLAESIGLGSDSDFLQAGVQNVLDIGCGFGSFGAHLVSLKLLPVCIAAYEVTGSQVQLALERGLPAMLGNFISRQLPYPSLSFDMVHCAQCGIDWDGKDGMFIIEVDRLLRPGGYFVLTSPVIRPQGSLLAIKKGNMLTPVEDFTQRICWSLLDQQDETFIWQKTADGHCYTTRSQGLPLCQDEHESQSYYGPLVKCISGTHSKRWMPLRNRCNGSQLTLEELEVHGVQHGEFYEEREIWKSSLRNYWSLITPLIFSDHPKRPGDEDPLPPYNMVRNVMDMNAYYGGFNAALVDGKKSAWVMNVVPVGTRNTLPLILDQGFAGVLHDWCEPFPTYPRSYDMLHASGLFSFLSLEKCSMMDLFLEMDRILRPEGWVILSDNVGAIEMARMHATQIRWEARVIDPQNGSDERILVCQKPFLRK, encoded by the exons ATGAGAAGCGGTTGGTATAATAACTTGTCGCTCATATTTGGTGTTAAAATTCGCCATAATTGGTTTCTATTGTGCTTTATTTGTATCCTTGCATTAGTTGCTCTATTaagttcatcttcaacatctaaCCGAGAATTTGATTCGTTAGTACCCCCTAGATTGCCCAATGTTTACACTAACTATAGGAAGTTGAAGGAACAATCGGTGATAGATTATTTCGACTTGAGGTTTTTAACGTCGGTTACTAATTCTAGGCTTAAGGAGCTTCCACTTTGTTGGAAGGAGAGAGAGAATTATGTTCCTTGTTATAATGTGAGTGCCAATTTGGAGATAGAGTTGAAGGATGGGGAGGAGTTTGATCGGCATTGCGAGTTGTTGCGGAATGAAGAGAAGTGTTTGGTTCGGCCTCCTAAGGAGTATAAGATTCCTTTGCGGTGGCCTGCTGGTCGAGATGTGATTTGGAGTGGGAATGTGAAGATCACTAAAGACCAGTTTCTTTCGTCTGGAAGCATGACTAAGAG GATGATGTTATTGGAAGAGAATCAAATTGCTTTCCACAATGATGACGGGTTGATTTTCGATGGTGTGAAAGATTATACTCGTCAACTTGCTGAGTCTATAGGGCTGGGCAGTGACTCAGACTTCCTTCAAGCTGGT GTACAAAATGTTCTTGACATTGGCTGCGGTTTTGGAAGCTTTGGTGCCCATTTAGTGTCATTAAAATTGCTGCCTGTTTGTATTGCTGCGTATGAGGTGACGGGCAGCCAAGTCCAGTTGGCCCTTGAGAGAGGTCTTCCAGCTATGCTTGGGAATTTTATATCCAGGCAACTTCCCTATCCATCATTGTCTTTTGACATGGTTCACTGTGCTCAATGTGGAATTGATTGGGATGGAAAAG ATGGAATGTTCATTATTGAAGTGGATCGGTTGCTTAGACCTGGAGGTTACTTTGTTTTAACCTCACCTGTAATCAGACCACAAGGAAGCTTGTTGGCAATAAAGAAAGGCAACATGTTAACTCCAGTTGAAGATTTCACCCAAAGAATTTGCTGGAGTCTTCTGGACCAGCAAGATGAAACTTTTATCTGGCAGAAAACTGCTGATGGTCATTGCTATACAACCAG GAGTCAGGGGTTGCCTCTTTGTCAGGATGAGCATGAAAGTCAATCATACTATGGTCCCCTTGTCAAATGCATCAGCGGGACGCACAGTAAAAGATGGATGCCCCTTCGTAACAGGTGCAATGGTTCTCAGTTGACCTTGGAAGAACTTGAAGTTCATGG TGTTCAGCATGGAGAATTTTATGAAGAGAGGGAAATTTGGAAATCTTCACTCAGAAATTATTGGTCATTGATTACCCCCTTGATATTTTCTGACCATCCAAAACGGCCTGGTGATGAAGATCCATTACCTCCATATAACATGGTACGCAATGTGATGGATATGAATGCTTATTACGGGGGTTTTAATGCTGCTTTAGTTGATGGGAAGAAATCAGCATGGGTCATGAATGTAGTTCCTGTGGGGACTCGCAACACACTTCCTCTTATACTTGATCAAGGTTTTGCTGGTGTTCTGCATGACTG GTGTGAGCCTTTCCCCACATATCCTCGGTCCTATGACATGCTCCATGCCAGTGGGCTGTTCtcctttcttagtttagagaaaTGTAGTATGATGGACTTGTTTCTGGAAATGGATAGAATTCTACGGCCTGAG GGCTGGGTCATTCTTTCTGACAATGTTGGAGCCATAGAAATGGCACGCATGCATGCCACTCAGATCCGCTGGGAAGCCAGGGTGATCGATCCACAAAATGGAAGTGATGAGAGGATACTTGTTTGTCAAAAACCATTCTTaagaaaataa
- the LOC130821411 gene encoding probable methyltransferase PMT5 isoform X2 produces MRSGWYNNLSLIFGVKIRHNWFLLCFICILALVALLSSSSTSNREFDSLVPPRLPNVYTNYRKLKEQSVIDYFDLRFLTSVTNSRLKELPLCWKERENYVPCYNVSANLEIELKDGEEFDRHCELLRNEEKCLVRPPKEYKIPLRWPAGRDVIWSGNVKITKDQFLSSGSMTKRMMLLEENQIAFHNDDGLIFDGVKDYTRQLAESIGLGSDSDFLQAGVQNVLDIGCGFGSFGAHLVSLKLLPVCIAAYEVTGSQVQLALERGLPAMLGNFISRQLPYPSLSFDMVHCAQCGIDWDGKDGMFIIEVDRLLRPGGYFVLTSPVIRPQGSLLAIKKGNMLTPVEDFTQRICWSLLDQQDETFIWQKTADGHCYTTRSQGLPLCQDEHESQSYYGPLVKCISGTHSKRWMPLRNRCNGSQLTLEELEVHGKYYSSVQHGEFYEEREIWKSSLRNYWSLITPLIFSDHPKRPGDEDPLPPYNMVRNVMDMNAYYGGFNAALVDGKKSAWVMNVVPVGTRNTLPLILDQGFAGVLHDWCEPFPTYPRSYDMLHASGLFSFLSLEKCSMMDLFLEMDRILRPEGWVILSDNVGAIEMARMHATQIRWEARVIDPQNGSDERILVCQKPFLRK; encoded by the exons ATGAGAAGCGGTTGGTATAATAACTTGTCGCTCATATTTGGTGTTAAAATTCGCCATAATTGGTTTCTATTGTGCTTTATTTGTATCCTTGCATTAGTTGCTCTATTaagttcatcttcaacatctaaCCGAGAATTTGATTCGTTAGTACCCCCTAGATTGCCCAATGTTTACACTAACTATAGGAAGTTGAAGGAACAATCGGTGATAGATTATTTCGACTTGAGGTTTTTAACGTCGGTTACTAATTCTAGGCTTAAGGAGCTTCCACTTTGTTGGAAGGAGAGAGAGAATTATGTTCCTTGTTATAATGTGAGTGCCAATTTGGAGATAGAGTTGAAGGATGGGGAGGAGTTTGATCGGCATTGCGAGTTGTTGCGGAATGAAGAGAAGTGTTTGGTTCGGCCTCCTAAGGAGTATAAGATTCCTTTGCGGTGGCCTGCTGGTCGAGATGTGATTTGGAGTGGGAATGTGAAGATCACTAAAGACCAGTTTCTTTCGTCTGGAAGCATGACTAAGAG GATGATGTTATTGGAAGAGAATCAAATTGCTTTCCACAATGATGACGGGTTGATTTTCGATGGTGTGAAAGATTATACTCGTCAACTTGCTGAGTCTATAGGGCTGGGCAGTGACTCAGACTTCCTTCAAGCTGGT GTACAAAATGTTCTTGACATTGGCTGCGGTTTTGGAAGCTTTGGTGCCCATTTAGTGTCATTAAAATTGCTGCCTGTTTGTATTGCTGCGTATGAGGTGACGGGCAGCCAAGTCCAGTTGGCCCTTGAGAGAGGTCTTCCAGCTATGCTTGGGAATTTTATATCCAGGCAACTTCCCTATCCATCATTGTCTTTTGACATGGTTCACTGTGCTCAATGTGGAATTGATTGGGATGGAAAAG ATGGAATGTTCATTATTGAAGTGGATCGGTTGCTTAGACCTGGAGGTTACTTTGTTTTAACCTCACCTGTAATCAGACCACAAGGAAGCTTGTTGGCAATAAAGAAAGGCAACATGTTAACTCCAGTTGAAGATTTCACCCAAAGAATTTGCTGGAGTCTTCTGGACCAGCAAGATGAAACTTTTATCTGGCAGAAAACTGCTGATGGTCATTGCTATACAACCAG GAGTCAGGGGTTGCCTCTTTGTCAGGATGAGCATGAAAGTCAATCATACTATGGTCCCCTTGTCAAATGCATCAGCGGGACGCACAGTAAAAGATGGATGCCCCTTCGTAACAGGTGCAATGGTTCTCAGTTGACCTTGGAAGAACTTGAAGTTCATGGAAAGTATTACTCCA GTGTTCAGCATGGAGAATTTTATGAAGAGAGGGAAATTTGGAAATCTTCACTCAGAAATTATTGGTCATTGATTACCCCCTTGATATTTTCTGACCATCCAAAACGGCCTGGTGATGAAGATCCATTACCTCCATATAACATGGTACGCAATGTGATGGATATGAATGCTTATTACGGGGGTTTTAATGCTGCTTTAGTTGATGGGAAGAAATCAGCATGGGTCATGAATGTAGTTCCTGTGGGGACTCGCAACACACTTCCTCTTATACTTGATCAAGGTTTTGCTGGTGTTCTGCATGACTG GTGTGAGCCTTTCCCCACATATCCTCGGTCCTATGACATGCTCCATGCCAGTGGGCTGTTCtcctttcttagtttagagaaaTGTAGTATGATGGACTTGTTTCTGGAAATGGATAGAATTCTACGGCCTGAG GGCTGGGTCATTCTTTCTGACAATGTTGGAGCCATAGAAATGGCACGCATGCATGCCACTCAGATCCGCTGGGAAGCCAGGGTGATCGATCCACAAAATGGAAGTGATGAGAGGATACTTGTTTGTCAAAAACCATTCTTaagaaaataa
- the LOC130821411 gene encoding probable methyltransferase PMT5 isoform X1 — translation MRSGWYNNLSLIFGVKIRHNWFLLCFICILALVALLSSSSTSNREFDSLVPPRLPNVYTNYRKLKEQSVIDYFDLRFLTSVTNSRLKELPLCWKERENYVPCYNVSANLEIELKDGEEFDRHCELLRNEEKCLVRPPKEYKIPLRWPAGRDVIWSGNVKITKDQFLSSGSMTKRMMLLEENQIAFHNDDGLIFDGVKDYTRQLAESIGLGSDSDFLQAGVQNVLDIGCGFGSFGAHLVSLKLLPVCIAAYEVTGSQVQLALERGLPAMLGNFISRQLPYPSLSFDMVHCAQCGIDWDGKDGMFIIEVDRLLRPGGYFVLTSPVIRPQGSLLAIKKGNMLTPVEDFTQRICWSLLDQQDETFIWQKTADGHCYTTRSQGLPLCQDEHESQSYYGPLVKCISGTHSKRWMPLRNRCNGSQLTLEELEVHGKYYSIYAGVQHGEFYEEREIWKSSLRNYWSLITPLIFSDHPKRPGDEDPLPPYNMVRNVMDMNAYYGGFNAALVDGKKSAWVMNVVPVGTRNTLPLILDQGFAGVLHDWCEPFPTYPRSYDMLHASGLFSFLSLEKCSMMDLFLEMDRILRPEGWVILSDNVGAIEMARMHATQIRWEARVIDPQNGSDERILVCQKPFLRK, via the exons ATGAGAAGCGGTTGGTATAATAACTTGTCGCTCATATTTGGTGTTAAAATTCGCCATAATTGGTTTCTATTGTGCTTTATTTGTATCCTTGCATTAGTTGCTCTATTaagttcatcttcaacatctaaCCGAGAATTTGATTCGTTAGTACCCCCTAGATTGCCCAATGTTTACACTAACTATAGGAAGTTGAAGGAACAATCGGTGATAGATTATTTCGACTTGAGGTTTTTAACGTCGGTTACTAATTCTAGGCTTAAGGAGCTTCCACTTTGTTGGAAGGAGAGAGAGAATTATGTTCCTTGTTATAATGTGAGTGCCAATTTGGAGATAGAGTTGAAGGATGGGGAGGAGTTTGATCGGCATTGCGAGTTGTTGCGGAATGAAGAGAAGTGTTTGGTTCGGCCTCCTAAGGAGTATAAGATTCCTTTGCGGTGGCCTGCTGGTCGAGATGTGATTTGGAGTGGGAATGTGAAGATCACTAAAGACCAGTTTCTTTCGTCTGGAAGCATGACTAAGAG GATGATGTTATTGGAAGAGAATCAAATTGCTTTCCACAATGATGACGGGTTGATTTTCGATGGTGTGAAAGATTATACTCGTCAACTTGCTGAGTCTATAGGGCTGGGCAGTGACTCAGACTTCCTTCAAGCTGGT GTACAAAATGTTCTTGACATTGGCTGCGGTTTTGGAAGCTTTGGTGCCCATTTAGTGTCATTAAAATTGCTGCCTGTTTGTATTGCTGCGTATGAGGTGACGGGCAGCCAAGTCCAGTTGGCCCTTGAGAGAGGTCTTCCAGCTATGCTTGGGAATTTTATATCCAGGCAACTTCCCTATCCATCATTGTCTTTTGACATGGTTCACTGTGCTCAATGTGGAATTGATTGGGATGGAAAAG ATGGAATGTTCATTATTGAAGTGGATCGGTTGCTTAGACCTGGAGGTTACTTTGTTTTAACCTCACCTGTAATCAGACCACAAGGAAGCTTGTTGGCAATAAAGAAAGGCAACATGTTAACTCCAGTTGAAGATTTCACCCAAAGAATTTGCTGGAGTCTTCTGGACCAGCAAGATGAAACTTTTATCTGGCAGAAAACTGCTGATGGTCATTGCTATACAACCAG GAGTCAGGGGTTGCCTCTTTGTCAGGATGAGCATGAAAGTCAATCATACTATGGTCCCCTTGTCAAATGCATCAGCGGGACGCACAGTAAAAGATGGATGCCCCTTCGTAACAGGTGCAATGGTTCTCAGTTGACCTTGGAAGAACTTGAAGTTCATGGAAAGTATTACTCCA TTTATGCAGGTGTTCAGCATGGAGAATTTTATGAAGAGAGGGAAATTTGGAAATCTTCACTCAGAAATTATTGGTCATTGATTACCCCCTTGATATTTTCTGACCATCCAAAACGGCCTGGTGATGAAGATCCATTACCTCCATATAACATGGTACGCAATGTGATGGATATGAATGCTTATTACGGGGGTTTTAATGCTGCTTTAGTTGATGGGAAGAAATCAGCATGGGTCATGAATGTAGTTCCTGTGGGGACTCGCAACACACTTCCTCTTATACTTGATCAAGGTTTTGCTGGTGTTCTGCATGACTG GTGTGAGCCTTTCCCCACATATCCTCGGTCCTATGACATGCTCCATGCCAGTGGGCTGTTCtcctttcttagtttagagaaaTGTAGTATGATGGACTTGTTTCTGGAAATGGATAGAATTCTACGGCCTGAG GGCTGGGTCATTCTTTCTGACAATGTTGGAGCCATAGAAATGGCACGCATGCATGCCACTCAGATCCGCTGGGAAGCCAGGGTGATCGATCCACAAAATGGAAGTGATGAGAGGATACTTGTTTGTCAAAAACCATTCTTaagaaaataa
- the LOC130821412 gene encoding protein NAR1 has translation MEKFSSTLRIGDLNDFIAPSQACIVGQLKLNSTVTNNSTEKRAKVVPPVSNEPVKISLKDCLACSGCITSAETVMLEKQSLDEFLSSIDKGKTVVVSISPQSRASLAAHFGLSPLQAFKKLTTFFKSLGVKAVFDTSCSRDLALIEACNEFVVRYKQSQASNEKSSKTSLPMISSACPGWICYAEKTLGSYILPYISSVKSPQQVIGSVFKRYLCQKRSIRPDELYHVTVMPCYDKKLEAARDDFVFELEHPTENDMHVDPRVAEVDSVLTSGEVLELIQLKSVDFSSLSESPVDKMLANVTDDEHLYGVNGSSGGYAETIFRHAAKALFGRDIEGPLLFRMIRNSDFREISLEVEGKTVLRFALCYGFRNLQNVVRKIKIGKCDYQFLEIMACPSGCLNGGGQIKPKQGQSAKDLIQLLETVYMENVLIADPFQNPIAKGLYDEWLEHPGSEKAKQYLHTEYHPVVKSITSQLHNW, from the exons aTGGAGAAATTTTCGTCGACGTTGAGGATAGGCGATTTAAATGATTTCATTGCTCCCTCTCAAGCTTGTATTGTCGGCCAGCTTAAACTTAACTCCACCGTAACTAACAATTCTACTGAG AAAAGAGCAAAGGTGGTGCCTCCTGTTTCCAATGAGCCTGTTAAGATTTCACTCAAGGACTGCCTTGCGTGCAG TGGATGTATAACATCAGCAGAGACGGTAATGCTTGAGAAGCAAAGTTTAGATGAGTTCCTATCCAGTATCGATAAAGGAAAGACTGTAGTAGTTTCTATTTCACCACAGTCTAGAGCTTCTTTGGCAGCTCATTTTGGCCTCTCTCCACTTCAG GCTTTCAAGAAGCTAACAACATTTTTCAAGTCTCTTGGAGTGAAGGCTGTTTTTGACACTAGTTGCAGTAGAGATTTAGCTCTTATAGAAGCATGTAATGAGTTCGTAGTACGATATAAACAAAGCCAAGCCAGCAATGAAAAATCATCTAAAACATCACTGCCGATGATTTCGTCCGCTTGTCCAG GGTGGATCTGTTATGCGGAGAAAACACTTGGATCATATATTTTACCTTATATCTCTTCTGTGAAGAGCCCTCAGCAAGTAATTGGGTCTGTCTTCAAGCGCTACCTCTGCCAGAAAAGGTCTATAAG GCCAGATGAATTATACCATGTTACTGTGATGCCCTGTTATGACAAGAAGCTTGAGGCTGCCAGAGACGACTTTGTGTTTGAATTGGAACATCCAACTGAAAATGATATGCATGTTGATCCAAGAGTTGCAGAGGTGGACTCTGTATTGACTTCTGGAGAGGTTTTAGAACTCATACAG TTAAAGTCGGTGGATTTTAGTTCTTTGAGTGAATCTCCTGTTGATAAAAT GTTGGCAAATGTTACTGATGATGAACATCTTTATGGAGTCAATGGAAGTTCAGGAGGCTATGCCGAAACTATATTCAGGCATGCAGCAAAAGCCCTCTTTGGGAGGGACATTGAAGGACCCCTGTTATTCAGAATGATAAGAAATTCAGACTTTCGTGAAATTTCTCTTGAA GTTGAGGGAAAAACTGTCTTGAGATTTGCTTTATGCTATGGCTTCCGCAATCTGCAGAATGTTGTaaggaaaatcaaaattggTAAATGTGATTATCAATTTCTCGAAATCATGGCTTGCCCTTCAG GTTGCCTGAATGGTGGTGGTCAAATTAAGCCAAAGCAAGGGCAATCTGCTAAGGATTTGATTCAGCTTTTGGAAACTGTCTACATGGAAAAT GTTCTGATTGCTGATCCTTTTCAAAACCCCATCGCGAAAGGTTTATATGATGAATGGCTCGAGCATCCTGGTTCAGAGAAAGCTAAGCAATACCTGCACACAGAATACCATCCTGTAGTGAAAAGCATAACATCACAGTTGCATAATTGGTGA